A stretch of the Geovibrio thiophilus genome encodes the following:
- a CDS encoding site-specific DNA-methyltransferase → MSKKQRLELMWIGKGEKDNPRLEPRILIEDPERSYGDKDTENILIHGDNLLALKALEQDYAGKVKCIYIDPPYNTGNAFEHYDDGLEHSEWLNLMSIRLRLLYKLLSTDGVLFINIDEIEHAYLKVLLDEIFGRKNFIGDLIWKKRKGGGNDSRFIALDHDYILVYVKCSDKEIHKKKWRVSYEIEYLQRYKEVDDTGRYYWDTLARDGLQNPIKIVIKCPDGSVLNINSQKSKETILGGIKAGTIRLTQVKGKWTLHHKVYMPEGKVLRSILDDHGTNKIAGDELRVLFRDNDFDYPKPEKLIQTLLELNTKHGDIVLDSFLGSGTTAAVAHKMGRNWIGVELGEHCNTHCVPRLQKVIDGTDQGGISKAVDWQGGGGFRYYTLAPSLLKKDSNDRWVISEEYNAEQLAAAMAKQEGFKYYPDETVYWKQGYSTETDFIYTTTQFLTVDIIDKIHEEMKPEESLLITCKAFQDACVKRHSNITVKKIPHVLLGRCEFGKDDYSLNIINVPVVDSEDEEEEDC, encoded by the coding sequence ATGTCAAAAAAGCAGAGATTGGAGCTGATGTGGATCGGGAAGGGGGAAAAGGATAATCCTCGACTTGAGCCACGGATACTTATTGAAGACCCTGAAAGATCATATGGGGATAAAGACACAGAGAATATTTTGATTCATGGTGACAACCTGCTTGCGTTAAAAGCGTTGGAACAGGATTACGCAGGAAAGGTTAAATGTATTTATATAGATCCGCCTTATAACACCGGTAACGCTTTTGAGCATTATGATGATGGACTTGAACATTCAGAATGGCTCAACTTGATGAGTATAAGATTAAGGTTATTGTATAAACTGTTATCAACGGATGGAGTACTATTTATCAATATTGATGAAATAGAACATGCCTATCTGAAAGTTCTTTTAGATGAGATTTTCGGAAGAAAGAATTTTATTGGTGATTTGATATGGAAAAAACGTAAAGGAGGCGGAAACGACTCAAGATTCATCGCATTAGATCATGATTATATATTAGTTTATGTGAAATGTAGTGATAAAGAAATCCACAAGAAAAAATGGCGTGTTTCTTATGAAATTGAGTATTTACAGCGATACAAAGAAGTCGATGACACTGGCAGATATTACTGGGATACTTTGGCACGAGATGGACTTCAAAACCCAATTAAAATTGTGATAAAATGCCCTGATGGTTCTGTACTTAATATAAATTCTCAGAAATCAAAGGAAACGATACTTGGCGGTATAAAAGCTGGTACAATCCGATTGACACAAGTAAAAGGCAAGTGGACATTACACCATAAAGTTTATATGCCAGAAGGGAAAGTTCTTCGCTCTATTCTTGATGACCATGGAACGAATAAAATCGCAGGAGATGAACTCAGAGTACTTTTCAGAGACAATGACTTTGATTATCCAAAACCAGAAAAACTCATTCAAACTTTATTAGAGCTTAATACTAAGCATGGTGACATCGTTCTTGACTCCTTTCTCGGTTCCGGCACAACTGCTGCTGTTGCCCACAAAATGGGGCGTAATTGGATTGGCGTTGAGCTTGGGGAACATTGCAATACGCACTGTGTGCCACGCCTGCAAAAAGTTATAGACGGAACAGACCAAGGCGGAATATCAAAAGCTGTGGACTGGCAGGGCGGCGGCGGTTTCCGTTATTATACTCTTGCGCCAAGTCTTCTGAAAAAAGACTCCAATGACCGTTGGGTTATATCCGAAGAATACAACGCTGAACAGCTTGCCGCAGCAATGGCAAAGCAGGAAGGGTTTAAGTATTATCCCGATGAAACAGTATACTGGAAGCAGGGTTATTCAACAGAAACTGACTTTATCTACACTACAACACAGTTTCTCACAGTGGATATTATAGACAAGATACATGAAGAAATGAAACCCGAAGAAAGTCTGCTTATCACTTGCAAAGCATTTCAGGATGCTTGTGTGAAAAGGCATTCAAACATAACCGTCAAAAAAATTCCGCATGTTCTTCTTGGTAGGTGCGAATTCGGAAAAGATGATTACAGTCTGAACATTATCAACGTTCCTGTGGTTGATTCCGAAGACGAAGAAGAGGAGGACTGCTGA
- a CDS encoding DEAD/DEAH box helicase, producing MNQTANIIKNRLSLRPPQEESLNILAQLADILTLRKDADLTAELEKVRELYPTCTDFERNFPSLCFSLATGVGKTRLMGAFVTYLFQKKGITNFFILAPNLTVYNKLIDDFSNTHSPKYVFRGIADFAVRQPKIITADNYTWEFSAIERAREEGEVCINFFNISKINAETRKGQQPQIKRLWEYIGDSYFNYLTNLEDLVLIMDESHHYRADRGMTVLNELNPILGLEVTATPQVEKSGRTIKFKNVVYEYSLAKAIRDGFVKEPAVATREDFDPDRYSNNLLELDQIKLEDGIRLHEKTKVELDIYARDNKKEHVKPFVLVVAKDTQHAAQLKEIICSPGFFDGYYTDKVMEIHSNQTGTEKEENIQNLISVEDPDNPIEIVIHVNMLKEGWDVTNLYTIVPLRTAASTTLREQTIGRGLRLPYGRKTGNSSVDKLTIMVHDKFQEIVDAANKPDSIIRLENIITIDPDELEKQRPEVAVSLSNIEKAVQEKRAEIATISDETVRQKEEVRLEVREKILSYMPKMGKEVTSVSELKKPEVKKSIIERIRREADESPQYRLFVEEEIKEVEQAYDDTIEYFSANIIEIPRIMLQQGSADFGFHDFDLDVAPFNYQPVSEDLLIQALQSNTREIVTAERRIRHEKPEDIIINELVNFGEVDYDSQSDLLYKLVCQLIEHFKSYLNDEDVLNVVRYHKMQIGRAIYSQMMEHFYLVSTEYEKPQVHSFTVIHPHNYIKLKHDKIYYFTETIEPARSIPSKIFTGFKKSCHSEYKFDSKTEKDFAIILESDNAVQKWLRPAKEQFHIYWKHNSKRYEPDFIVETADGLYMVETKKEADVDTDDVQEKKNAALVYCKHATDFTTANGGKPWHYLLIPHDVVKPNMTFARFATEFKQ from the coding sequence ATGAATCAGACGGCTAATATCATTAAAAACCGCCTAAGCCTTCGCCCTCCGCAGGAAGAGAGCCTTAATATTCTTGCTCAACTGGCAGATATTCTCACACTTAGAAAAGATGCCGATTTGACCGCAGAATTGGAAAAAGTCAGAGAACTGTACCCAACCTGCACTGATTTTGAACGGAATTTCCCTTCACTCTGCTTCTCCCTTGCAACAGGCGTGGGGAAAACAAGGCTTATGGGAGCTTTTGTAACGTATCTTTTTCAGAAAAAAGGGATAACAAATTTCTTTATTCTTGCTCCTAACCTTACTGTTTATAACAAGCTGATTGATGATTTCTCCAATACGCATAGCCCGAAATATGTATTCAGAGGCATAGCCGATTTCGCCGTAAGGCAGCCCAAAATCATTACTGCTGACAACTATACATGGGAATTTTCTGCTATTGAAAGAGCGAGAGAAGAAGGCGAAGTTTGCATTAACTTCTTTAATATTTCTAAAATAAACGCAGAAACAAGAAAAGGGCAGCAACCGCAAATCAAAAGACTTTGGGAATACATAGGCGATTCATATTTCAACTATCTTACCAATCTTGAAGATCTTGTTCTTATTATGGATGAATCCCATCATTATCGTGCGGATAGAGGCATGACGGTTCTTAATGAACTTAACCCGATCTTGGGTCTGGAAGTTACCGCAACTCCGCAGGTAGAAAAGAGCGGACGAACCATTAAGTTTAAAAATGTTGTTTATGAATACTCACTGGCAAAAGCGATCAGGGATGGTTTTGTCAAAGAACCTGCTGTTGCCACAAGGGAAGATTTTGATCCTGACAGATACAGCAACAATCTTCTGGAGCTTGACCAAATTAAGCTTGAAGATGGAATCAGGCTGCATGAAAAAACAAAAGTCGAGCTTGATATATACGCCAGAGATAACAAAAAAGAGCATGTTAAACCTTTTGTCCTTGTTGTTGCTAAGGACACTCAACATGCAGCACAGTTGAAGGAGATTATATGTTCTCCCGGTTTCTTTGACGGTTACTATACCGATAAGGTAATGGAGATTCACTCCAATCAGACAGGAACAGAAAAAGAAGAGAATATTCAAAACCTTATTTCGGTTGAAGATCCTGACAACCCTATTGAGATAGTTATTCATGTCAATATGCTGAAAGAAGGCTGGGACGTAACCAATCTTTATACAATAGTTCCGCTCCGTACCGCCGCTTCAACTACTCTTCGAGAGCAGACAATAGGACGTGGGCTGCGTTTGCCTTACGGCAGGAAAACAGGCAACTCTTCCGTTGATAAGCTCACAATCATGGTACATGATAAATTTCAGGAGATTGTTGATGCAGCAAATAAGCCGGATTCGATAATCAGACTTGAGAATATTATTACTATCGATCCTGATGAACTGGAAAAACAACGACCGGAAGTGGCAGTTTCTCTTTCAAATATTGAGAAAGCTGTCCAAGAAAAAAGAGCAGAGATAGCCACTATTTCTGACGAAACAGTCAGGCAAAAAGAAGAAGTCAGACTGGAAGTCAGAGAAAAAATACTTAGCTACATGCCCAAAATGGGTAAAGAAGTTACTTCTGTTTCTGAATTAAAAAAGCCGGAAGTTAAAAAGTCCATTATTGAAAGAATACGCAGAGAAGCTGATGAATCCCCTCAATACAGACTGTTTGTTGAAGAAGAGATCAAGGAAGTTGAACAGGCTTATGATGATACTATAGAATATTTCTCTGCAAATATTATAGAAATTCCACGCATTATGCTTCAACAGGGAAGTGCTGACTTCGGATTCCATGATTTTGATCTTGATGTTGCCCCATTCAATTATCAGCCTGTATCTGAAGACCTGCTTATTCAGGCTTTGCAATCAAATACCAGAGAGATTGTTACTGCGGAACGCAGGATAAGACACGAAAAACCTGAAGATATAATAATTAACGAACTTGTGAACTTCGGGGAAGTCGACTATGATTCTCAATCAGATTTATTATACAAGCTGGTTTGTCAGTTGATTGAGCATTTCAAATCATATCTTAATGATGAAGATGTTTTAAATGTTGTTCGCTATCACAAAATGCAGATCGGAAGGGCAATCTACAGCCAGATGATGGAACATTTTTATCTTGTTTCCACTGAGTATGAAAAGCCACAGGTTCACTCATTTACTGTGATACATCCCCATAACTATATAAAGCTGAAGCATGACAAGATTTACTATTTTACTGAAACAATTGAACCCGCAAGGTCTATTCCGTCTAAAATATTTACAGGATTTAAGAAGTCATGCCATTCTGAATATAAGTTTGATTCCAAAACAGAGAAAGACTTTGCAATCATTCTGGAAAGTGATAATGCTGTGCAAAAATGGTTAAGACCTGCTAAAGAACAGTTCCATATCTACTGGAAACACAACTCAAAACGTTATGAACCCGATTTTATTGTTGAAACTGCCGATGGTCTTTATATGGTTGAAACAAAAAAAGAAGCAGACGTTGATACTGATGATGTGCAGGAAAAGAAAAATGCGGCACTCGTGTATTGCAAACATGCAACAGACTTTACAACTGCAAACGGCGGTAAACCGTGGCACTATCTTCTTATCCCACACGATGTTGTTAAACCAAATATGACTTTTGCAAGATTCGCAACTGAGTTTAAACAATAA
- a CDS encoding restriction endonuclease produces MSVPSYDKIMYPLLKLIEDKQEHTVKELLPELSAYFALSEADLTLTLPSNKIPMFYHRAQWAKTYLSKAKLIDVTRRGYFRITDRGIKTLKEQKGYISKDYLMKFPEFAEFVSPSKKNDVQEIAEDDTSFTPSEQFQSAYKDLRNTLISDLQEQISKCTPSFFEQLVVDVLLGLGYGGSVEDAGRAIGRSGDEGIDGIIKEDILGLDEIYIQAKKWEGKVGRPEIQKFAGALLGKKAHKGVFITTSEFSAEAVRYAENLERKVVLIDGRKLAELMVKHNIGVSVKDTYEIKEIDTDYFNENML; encoded by the coding sequence ATGAGCGTACCATCATACGACAAGATAATGTATCCGCTGTTAAAACTTATTGAAGACAAACAGGAACATACCGTCAAAGAACTCCTGCCGGAACTCTCCGCATATTTTGCTCTGTCTGAAGCCGACTTGACTCTTACTCTCCCAAGCAATAAAATTCCGATGTTTTATCACAGAGCGCAATGGGCGAAGACTTATCTCTCAAAAGCCAAGCTGATTGACGTTACCAGAAGAGGATATTTCAGGATAACTGACCGTGGCATAAAAACCCTTAAAGAACAGAAAGGATATATCAGCAAAGATTATCTGATGAAATTTCCGGAGTTTGCCGAATTTGTTTCGCCTTCAAAAAAGAATGATGTTCAGGAGATTGCAGAAGATGACACATCTTTCACGCCTTCGGAGCAGTTCCAGAGCGCTTATAAGGATTTGAGAAACACACTCATTTCCGACCTTCAGGAGCAGATTTCAAAATGCACTCCATCATTTTTTGAGCAGCTCGTTGTTGATGTCCTTCTGGGGCTTGGCTACGGCGGCTCTGTGGAAGATGCCGGACGTGCAATCGGGCGCTCCGGTGATGAAGGCATAGACGGAATCATTAAGGAAGACATCCTCGGTCTGGATGAGATCTATATTCAGGCAAAAAAATGGGAAGGCAAAGTGGGGAGACCTGAAATCCAGAAATTTGCCGGAGCATTACTTGGCAAAAAAGCGCACAAGGGAGTGTTTATAACTACTTCAGAGTTCAGTGCAGAGGCTGTCAGATATGCCGAAAACCTTGAAAGAAAAGTCGTCCTTATTGACGGGCGGAAACTGGCGGAGCTGATGGTAAAACATAATATAGGCGTATCGGTGAAGGATACATACGAAATCAAAGAGATCGATACGGATTATTTTAACGAAAATATGCTGTAA
- a CDS encoding tyrosine-type recombinase/integrase has protein sequence MALMVKCSACHKKVSVKNSVCKCGNDLREDKNKLYYIVYVLNGKHVWEAAGHSYKLAKELELKKRVDVIDKKIGIVNRQLKNMSFGEFIDNHFSPHYMMKNKSFEKEKRRFKIVREYLGSIPIKNLSEFDIDQFFKYLFAERKISKSTINRYIATVKRMLNYAVELNIIAVNPAKHLRQMFVDNVRVKCLTEEQIEKLLEASKENRNKKLYYIIQIALRTGMRLSEILSLKASDIHLTERYIFVNQTNTKNSKQRHIPISDTLYECFIEFFNQYNLQDDEDLFESKSVKSSYNSSLAKAEIKDFTFHDLRHTFGSRLVLNSVDLYTVSELLGHSDLSVTRRYAHLNQPHLREAVAKI, from the coding sequence ATGGCTCTCATGGTTAAATGCTCCGCATGTCATAAAAAAGTCTCCGTGAAAAACTCTGTATGCAAATGCGGCAATGATCTGAGAGAAGATAAAAATAAGCTCTATTATATTGTCTATGTGCTTAATGGGAAACATGTTTGGGAAGCGGCGGGTCATAGTTACAAGCTCGCTAAAGAGCTTGAGCTTAAAAAACGTGTAGATGTGATTGATAAAAAGATCGGCATAGTCAACAGACAGCTCAAAAATATGTCTTTTGGAGAGTTTATAGACAATCATTTTTCCCCTCATTACATGATGAAAAATAAGTCTTTTGAGAAGGAAAAGCGGCGTTTCAAAATCGTCAGGGAATATCTCGGCAGCATACCGATTAAAAACCTCAGTGAGTTTGACATAGACCAGTTCTTCAAATACCTGTTTGCTGAAAGGAAAATTTCAAAAAGCACCATCAACAGGTATATCGCAACGGTTAAACGGATGCTGAATTATGCAGTGGAGCTTAATATCATTGCGGTGAATCCGGCAAAACATCTGAGGCAGATGTTTGTTGATAACGTCAGAGTGAAATGCCTCACTGAGGAACAGATTGAGAAGCTCTTGGAAGCATCGAAAGAAAACCGTAATAAAAAGCTCTATTACATTATCCAGATTGCTCTGCGGACAGGTATGCGGCTTTCTGAGATATTATCCTTGAAAGCATCAGATATTCACCTGACAGAGAGATACATTTTTGTGAATCAGACAAATACCAAAAACAGCAAGCAGAGGCATATTCCGATAAGTGACACTCTTTATGAGTGCTTTATCGAGTTTTTTAATCAATACAACCTTCAGGATGATGAGGATTTGTTTGAGTCCAAAAGTGTAAAAAGCAGCTATAATTCGTCACTTGCAAAGGCAGAGATTAAAGATTTTACTTTCCATGACTTAAGGCACACTTTCGGAAGCAGGCTTGTCTTAAACAGCGTTGATCTCTATACCGTGTCAGAGCTTCTCGGTCACAGTGATTTGAGCGTAACAAGGCGATACGCCCACCTGAACCAGCCGCACCTTCGTGAAGCCGTGGCGAAGATATAA
- a CDS encoding nucleotidyl transferase AbiEii/AbiGii toxin family protein — MKKTMNQTYKNQVSLLLNILPEVAKEKSFAMHGGTAINLFVRDMPRLSVDIDLTYVNIEDRVTTLQNISKALIRIKSSVTSAFPRIKVQHLQEKGKLLISSETAAIKLEVNLVARGLISEAVLVPLCSHAQQEFNAFAEIQIVSLGQLYGGKICAALDRQHPRDLFDVRYLLNNIGITDEIKKGFLYSLLSSDRPINELLAPNLSDQSAAFENHFSGMSIEAFSYEDYEQTRVKLVEAINQSLSEQDKEFILSFNKTTPDWTLYDFSEFPSIRWKMQNLEILRNKDINKFTLQLKALEQVLGRY, encoded by the coding sequence TTGAAGAAAACAATGAATCAGACATATAAAAATCAGGTCTCACTGCTTTTGAATATACTGCCCGAAGTTGCGAAGGAGAAATCTTTTGCTATGCACGGCGGAACTGCCATAAACTTATTTGTCAGAGATATGCCCAGACTATCGGTCGATATTGATCTTACCTATGTAAATATCGAAGACAGAGTAACCACCCTGCAAAACATCAGCAAGGCTTTGATAAGAATCAAAAGCTCCGTAACTTCCGCTTTTCCCCGCATAAAGGTTCAGCATTTGCAGGAAAAAGGCAAGCTGCTCATCTCTTCAGAAACAGCAGCCATAAAGCTTGAAGTAAATCTAGTCGCCCGTGGGCTTATATCGGAAGCAGTCCTTGTGCCGCTATGCAGTCATGCTCAACAGGAGTTTAATGCCTTTGCTGAAATTCAGATTGTTTCACTTGGTCAGCTTTACGGCGGCAAAATATGTGCGGCTCTTGACCGCCAGCATCCCAGAGACTTGTTTGATGTCAGATACTTACTCAATAATATCGGCATAACAGATGAAATCAAGAAAGGCTTTCTGTATTCACTTCTAAGCAGTGACAGACCGATAAATGAACTGCTTGCGCCTAATTTATCAGACCAAAGTGCGGCATTTGAAAATCATTTTTCAGGCATGAGCATAGAAGCATTTTCCTATGAGGATTATGAGCAGACAAGAGTAAAATTAGTTGAAGCAATAAACCAAAGCCTGAGCGAACAGGATAAAGAATTCATCTTATCTTTCAATAAAACAACTCCCGATTGGACGCTGTATGATTTTTCTGAATTTCCGTCAATACGCTGGAAAATGCAAAATTTGGAAATTCTCAGAAATAAGGATATAAATAAGTTCACTCTTCAACTAAAGGCATTGGAGCAGGTATTAGGAAGATACTGA
- a CDS encoding type IV toxin-antitoxin system AbiEi family antitoxin, which yields MAIERDAKINRLFLDWSVGAVYLNSYLKKRGISDQLLSQYKKSKWVKSIGTGAVARYNDDVSLISGVSTLQIQAEMPIHFGDKTALSLLGRSHYLELGVQKAILFGQKNKKLPAWFRNYSWETEWEYHTTDFLPHDTGLTEIKVDNFTIKISSAARAIMECLYLATDKQDLVECYQIMESLNNLRPDSVQELLEQCSSVKVKRLFMYMADKAGHSWVKYLNLNKIDLGSGKRSIVKNGAYVKKYMITVPRELEENNESDI from the coding sequence ATGGCTATAGAAAGAGATGCAAAAATAAACCGACTGTTTTTAGACTGGTCTGTAGGAGCTGTGTATCTCAACTCCTATTTGAAAAAGCGCGGTATCTCTGATCAACTATTAAGCCAGTACAAAAAAAGCAAATGGGTAAAGTCTATCGGCACTGGCGCAGTTGCCAGATATAACGATGATGTCAGCCTTATCAGCGGCGTGTCAACATTGCAGATTCAGGCAGAAATGCCAATACATTTCGGGGACAAAACCGCATTATCCTTGCTTGGCCGAAGTCATTATCTTGAACTTGGCGTACAAAAAGCAATCCTGTTCGGTCAAAAGAACAAAAAACTCCCCGCTTGGTTTCGGAATTATTCATGGGAAACGGAGTGGGAATACCACACCACCGACTTTTTGCCACATGATACGGGCTTAACAGAAATCAAGGTCGACAATTTCACGATAAAAATATCTTCTGCCGCCAGAGCGATAATGGAATGCCTGTATCTTGCCACTGATAAGCAGGATTTGGTTGAGTGTTATCAGATAATGGAATCGCTCAATAACCTGCGTCCTGATTCTGTTCAGGAGTTGCTGGAGCAATGCTCATCAGTAAAGGTCAAAAGGCTTTTCATGTACATGGCGGACAAGGCAGGGCACTCATGGGTAAAATATCTTAACCTTAACAAAATAGACTTGGGTTCAGGGAAAAGAAGTATTGTAAAAAACGGGGCTTATGTGAAAAAATATATGATCACAGTACCGAGAGAGCTTGAAGAAAACAATGAATCAGACATATAA
- a CDS encoding TrlF family AAA-like ATPase — MEHINTRGSEWRKWDLHIHTPASINQNYGGENAWEKFISSLENLPENVKVLGITDYYFIDGYEKIMDYKLNQGRLNNILKIFPILEFRIDTFGSTNENTLSKINLHILFNIDESKINTEIDLIKKEFIEVIPISGNDKYSTKMLTKNNFIEICGNLQKGFANLIPPTKKVFETLNSTTWNDRIFTFLGYKEWSNLDKNKQLKDTKEWLYDKVDAFLTSNHINYESNKRWLNEFGDKPLIHSGDIHDFNFLDTLDKKTNNYCCMTWIKADHTFEGLKQIVNEPYERVFVGDMPPLLKNMEGRGGKYIDRISVKPIQSETSWFDFEIKLNPSLVAIIGNKGSGKSALADIIGLLGNSQRTDFSFLNNNKFLKLKNGHKFSAEIQWHNELTDSKTLDSKPNHENVPKVHLLSQNIIEKICENVDDTIFENEIHKVIFSHLSKEEREKCNSLAELITAKTNSIQKQIRQKFEEIKAINEQIIFYEKSLFTENINKLNNLKDDKKIEIIDHLKLKPAQVKKPIEQEQSPEMKKILDELDTVNIKGEKLKKQIDEMINEQTNINKKLTAIKNINNTIDILKEHIQIELSKLGEYFQLLGLRNSDIVKFTTKKGDLDKLKNDLTLRKSEISKDLDESLAGSVKNKINILKVQYTKLKAKLNENEQNYQNYLSLKTDWKNKFRDLYGSKSEPTENSYNFYRIELKKLDNYRLNIPELKKRRISKSQEIHQLKVFLKNELAKLFQPVALFLETNTIVPKKDFKMEFSTEVENRDFKKNFLEFIDRGAVGSFYGINESDTVLTELISNTDFNQADSTVKFLEEVCNRLYFDHRNQKKEMRLQSQLRSERKESDVLNYIYSMNYLTARYKLKWDGKELSELSPGERGQMLMIFYLIIDKSDIPIIIDQPEDNLDNQSVYRVLMPCIKKARDTRQVIIVTHNPNLAIACDAEQIVVSNINKQDNNKVSYNTGSIESKIINKHSLDILEGTREAFTKRGAKYL, encoded by the coding sequence ATGGAACATATAAATACACGTGGTTCTGAATGGCGTAAATGGGATCTACACATTCATACTCCAGCATCAATTAACCAAAATTATGGTGGAGAAAACGCGTGGGAAAAGTTTATTTCCTCTCTTGAAAATCTTCCGGAAAATGTAAAAGTTTTGGGCATAACAGATTACTATTTTATTGATGGCTACGAAAAGATTATGGACTATAAACTGAATCAAGGACGGTTAAATAATATCCTAAAAATTTTCCCAATACTTGAGTTCAGAATTGATACATTTGGTAGCACAAATGAAAATACTCTTAGCAAAATCAACCTGCATATTTTGTTCAATATTGATGAAAGTAAAATTAATACAGAAATAGATTTAATTAAGAAAGAATTTATTGAAGTAATCCCCATTTCGGGGAATGACAAATATTCAACTAAGATGTTAACCAAAAATAATTTTATAGAAATTTGTGGCAATTTGCAAAAAGGGTTTGCAAATCTTATTCCTCCAACAAAGAAAGTCTTTGAAACATTAAATTCAACAACATGGAACGATAGGATATTTACGTTTTTAGGCTATAAAGAATGGTCAAATTTAGATAAAAATAAACAATTAAAAGATACCAAAGAATGGCTATATGACAAAGTTGATGCATTTTTAACAAGTAACCATATTAATTACGAGAGTAACAAAAGATGGCTCAATGAATTTGGTGATAAACCATTAATCCATTCAGGTGATATTCATGATTTTAATTTCCTTGATACTTTAGATAAGAAAACAAATAATTATTGCTGTATGACATGGATTAAGGCTGATCACACTTTCGAAGGATTAAAGCAAATAGTTAATGAACCTTATGAAAGAGTATTTGTTGGAGATATGCCTCCATTATTAAAAAACATGGAAGGTCGGGGAGGAAAATATATTGATCGCATCTCTGTTAAGCCTATTCAATCTGAAACGAGTTGGTTTGATTTTGAAATAAAGTTAAACCCATCATTGGTAGCAATTATCGGAAATAAAGGAAGTGGTAAAAGTGCCTTAGCTGATATTATTGGATTGCTTGGCAATTCACAGCGTACTGATTTTAGTTTTTTAAATAATAACAAATTTCTCAAGTTAAAGAATGGTCATAAGTTTAGTGCTGAAATTCAATGGCACAATGAGCTCACAGACTCAAAAACATTAGACTCTAAGCCTAACCATGAAAATGTACCAAAAGTGCATTTGCTTTCGCAAAACATAATAGAAAAAATATGTGAGAATGTAGATGACACGATCTTCGAGAATGAAATACATAAAGTTATTTTTTCTCACTTATCCAAAGAAGAAAGAGAAAAATGCAATAGTTTAGCAGAGTTGATTACTGCCAAAACAAATTCAATTCAAAAACAGATCAGACAAAAATTTGAAGAAATTAAAGCTATTAATGAACAAATAATTTTTTATGAGAAATCACTTTTTACCGAGAACATCAACAAGTTAAACAATTTAAAAGATGATAAAAAGATTGAAATAATTGATCACTTAAAACTCAAACCAGCTCAGGTGAAAAAACCTATAGAACAAGAACAGTCACCTGAAATGAAAAAAATATTGGATGAATTAGACACTGTTAATATAAAAGGAGAAAAGCTGAAGAAACAGATTGACGAGATGATAAATGAACAAACCAATATCAACAAAAAATTAACAGCGATAAAAAATATTAATAACACCATTGATATATTGAAAGAACATATTCAAATTGAGCTTTCAAAACTTGGTGAATATTTCCAATTATTAGGCTTAAGAAACTCAGATATTGTGAAGTTTACTACGAAAAAAGGTGATTTAGATAAATTAAAAAATGACCTAACTTTAAGGAAGAGTGAGATCTCGAAAGATTTGGATGAAAGTCTTGCTGGAAGTGTAAAGAATAAAATCAATATCTTAAAAGTACAATATACGAAATTAAAAGCAAAACTAAATGAAAATGAGCAAAATTATCAAAACTATTTAAGTTTGAAAACTGATTGGAAAAATAAATTCCGAGATTTGTATGGAAGCAAATCAGAACCGACTGAAAATTCTTACAATTTTTATAGAATAGAATTAAAGAAATTAGATAACTATAGACTTAATATTCCTGAATTAAAAAAGAGGAGGATAAGCAAATCACAAGAAATACACCAGCTAAAAGTTTTTTTAAAGAACGAATTGGCAAAATTATTTCAACCAGTAGCTTTATTTCTTGAAACCAACACAATCGTGCCTAAAAAAGATTTTAAAATGGAATTTTCTACTGAAGTTGAAAACAGAGACTTTAAAAAGAATTTCTTAGAATTCATTGATAGAGGAGCAGTTGGGAGCTTTTATGGGATCAATGAAAGTGACACCGTATTGACAGAATTGATTTCTAACACGGATTTTAATCAAGCAGACTCAACTGTGAAATTTCTCGAAGAAGTTTGTAATCGGTTATATTTCGATCACAGGAATCAAAAGAAAGAAATGCGTTTACAATCGCAACTTAGGAGCGAAAGAAAAGAAAGCGATGTGCTAAATTATATATATTCAATGAACTACCTAACTGCTCGTTATAAACTAAAATGGGATGGTAAAGAACTTAGTGAGCTTTCACCAGGTGAAAGAGGACAAATGTTAATGATTTTCTATTTAATCATTGATAAAAGTGACATTCCTATTATTATCGATCAACCAGAAGACAACTTAGACAACCAATCTGTATACAGAGTATTAATGCCATGTATCAAGAAAGCACGTGATACAAGACAAGTTATAATAGTAACACATAATCCAAACCTAGCAATTGCCTGTGATGCAGAACAAATTGTTGTCTCTAACATTAACAAACAAGATAATAATAAAGTGTCATACAACACAGGTTCAATTGAATCAAAAATAATTAATAAACACTCATTAGATATATTAGAAGGAACTCGAGAAGCATTTACCAAAAGAGGTGCTAAGTATCTCTAA